One genomic window of Methanomassiliicoccus sp. includes the following:
- a CDS encoding NAAT family transporter, whose amino-acid sequence MQPEFAISAFLTVFAIVNPLGNIPFFFAVTEGFTPAQKQRVAAKTCIVVLAVLFTFAVFGQWIFSLYGITIPSFKIAGGVLLFSIAFSMLQGQKSKTKITQEEHDEALQQESVGIVPLGIPMFAGPGAITTVMILVSDSSTYPDSYLYLLAIGLAIILTVVISYVVLKESGRIFNLMGKSGAMAFSRIMGLLLAAVAVNFILSGLAQAIPIYGLAL is encoded by the coding sequence ATGCAGCCGGAGTTCGCGATCTCGGCCTTTTTAACCGTGTTCGCCATCGTCAACCCCCTGGGGAACATCCCCTTCTTCTTCGCCGTCACCGAGGGGTTCACACCGGCGCAGAAGCAGCGCGTGGCCGCCAAGACCTGCATCGTTGTCCTGGCAGTGCTGTTCACCTTCGCGGTCTTCGGCCAATGGATATTCTCGCTGTATGGCATCACCATCCCCTCGTTCAAGATCGCCGGCGGCGTCCTGCTGTTCTCCATCGCCTTCTCCATGTTGCAGGGTCAGAAGTCCAAGACCAAGATAACCCAGGAGGAACATGATGAGGCGCTCCAGCAGGAGTCTGTGGGCATCGTGCCCCTGGGCATACCGATGTTCGCCGGCCCCGGCGCCATCACCACGGTGATGATCCTGGTCTCCGACTCCTCGACCTACCCGGACTCCTACCTCTACCTCCTGGCCATCGGCCTGGCCATCATCCTCACGGTGGTGATATCCTACGTGGTCCTGAAGGAGTCCGGCAGGATCTTCAACCTCATGGGCAAGTCCGGGGCCATGGCCTTCTCCCGCATAATGGGTCTTCTGTTGGCGGCGGTGGCGGTGAACTTCATCCTGTCCGGCCTCGCCCAGGCCATACCTATCTACGGCCTGGCTCTGTGA
- a CDS encoding transglutaminase domain-containing protein has translation MGPSNSSRTISMVIAAAVFLSGMGAVLAINAERPDLTAEQLFDNGMVEFQASNYGAASELFERSYRGHMSSGENDEAMEAQNMKFRCDRVLLEYGLTREQAEDVLADTFTWVPEGQRSSWLDGPNVEKITSDGEERYYNNIAENIAFRNLSLLHQWRDRDDPDMFKAMMDDILDLDSNRSGTYFNPGGYIADGSLTLPRSELPPTGTLSVWLPAPIGTASQVNVTVVSVEPEKWVKTISTDGDLGQIYMEVPLENLTGDLVIDVTYSYKVYQKHFDIDPSSLGDYNRTSEDYIRYTTSQENIRITPEITAEALQVVGNETNPYLQAKLLYDHVIGTITYSYTPHLTIDALNIGESEYVRTHRFGDCGAQSQYFCALLRSLGVPARSCGGYQSFGGGTGSHFWAEFYLPEYGWIPVDVTAADTVDWIPPGQATEGERAMFKEYFFGNLDRMRYVIQNDADIALDPQPQQSNPMDMAFQNAIVSCSSSEQDLPLMAMMSWNLIITALP, from the coding sequence ATGGGACCTTCCAACTCTTCCCGCACAATTTCCATGGTCATCGCCGCCGCGGTCTTCCTCTCTGGTATGGGCGCAGTGCTGGCGATCAACGCCGAGAGGCCCGATCTCACGGCGGAGCAGCTTTTCGACAATGGGATGGTCGAGTTCCAGGCCTCCAACTACGGTGCGGCCTCGGAACTGTTCGAACGCTCGTACCGGGGCCACATGAGCTCCGGAGAGAACGATGAAGCGATGGAAGCGCAGAACATGAAGTTCCGCTGCGACCGGGTCCTGCTCGAGTACGGCCTGACCAGAGAGCAGGCGGAGGACGTGCTCGCTGATACTTTCACCTGGGTACCGGAGGGTCAACGCAGTTCATGGCTCGACGGTCCGAACGTCGAGAAGATCACATCTGACGGCGAGGAAAGATACTACAACAATATCGCCGAGAACATCGCCTTCCGCAATCTCTCACTTCTCCACCAGTGGCGTGATCGGGATGACCCGGACATGTTCAAGGCCATGATGGACGATATCCTGGACCTCGATTCCAACCGATCAGGGACCTACTTCAATCCGGGGGGTTACATCGCTGACGGTTCACTGACGCTCCCCCGCTCCGAGCTGCCACCCACTGGCACACTATCAGTATGGCTCCCGGCCCCCATAGGAACGGCCAGCCAGGTCAACGTAACGGTGGTCTCCGTGGAACCGGAGAAGTGGGTCAAGACCATATCCACGGACGGCGACCTGGGGCAGATATACATGGAGGTCCCGCTGGAGAACCTCACCGGAGACCTGGTCATCGATGTGACCTATTCCTACAAGGTGTACCAGAAGCACTTCGATATCGACCCCTCGTCCCTGGGCGATTACAACCGGACCTCTGAGGACTACATCCGGTACACCACCTCCCAGGAGAACATAAGGATCACGCCGGAGATAACCGCCGAAGCCCTGCAGGTCGTGGGGAACGAGACCAACCCCTATCTGCAGGCCAAGCTCCTGTACGACCACGTGATCGGCACCATCACCTACAGCTACACGCCGCACCTAACCATAGACGCGCTCAACATCGGCGAGTCGGAGTACGTCCGCACGCACCGCTTCGGGGACTGCGGGGCCCAGTCGCAGTACTTCTGCGCCCTGCTCCGCTCCCTGGGAGTACCGGCACGCTCCTGCGGCGGCTACCAGTCCTTCGGTGGCGGTACGGGCAGCCACTTCTGGGCCGAGTTCTACCTGCCCGAGTACGGCTGGATACCGGTCGATGTCACTGCCGCCGACACCGTGGACTGGATACCCCCGGGCCAGGCTACCGAGGGGGAGCGGGCCATGTTCAAGGAGTACTTCTTCGGGAACCTCGACCGCATGCGCTACGTGATCCAGAACGATGCCGACATAGCCCTGGATCCCCAGCCCCAGCAGTCGAACCCCATGGACATGGCGTTCCAGAACGCGATCGTGTCATGCTCGTCGTCAGAGCAGGACCTGCCTCTGATGGCGATGATGAGCTGGAACCTCATCATAACCGCGTTGCCTTAG
- the purS gene encoding phosphoribosylformylglycinamidine synthase subunit PurS, with protein MVTAEIRIELKHGVADPEGENTKKALELLGFKGIKSVKTVKVFEMDLDVPPSEAAAVCEEMSRKLLANPVIQTFKVELK; from the coding sequence ATGGTGACGGCCGAGATCAGGATTGAGCTGAAGCATGGGGTTGCGGACCCTGAGGGCGAGAACACCAAGAAGGCCTTGGAACTGCTGGGCTTCAAGGGCATCAAGAGCGTCAAGACGGTCAAGGTCTTCGAGATGGACCTGGACGTGCCCCCTTCCGAGGCTGCCGCTGTATGCGAAGAGATGTCCCGCAAGCTCCTGGCCAACCCTGTGATCCAGACCTTCAAGGTCGAGCTGAAGTGA
- the purL gene encoding phosphoribosylformylglycinamidine synthase subunit PurL has translation MRDSMASKELTRKKGVPFPLYEVDLFSASPDELREMSKAMGLNLSLDELETVKTYFKAHGRLPTDVELQSIAQAWSEHCCYKSSKCFLREHIFGIKHPDVLAKGDAGVMAFDDEHAYALRVESHNHPSAIEPYGGAATGIGGIVRDVLAMGAQPIALVDPLFFGPLDLTSVPQGVKLPKYLARGVVAGIRDYGNRIGIPTVAGGMFFDPSYTGNCLVNVGCIGFLRKDKLLNNAVRGVGDVLILVGGRTGRDGIHGVTFASAELSSRSEDESRGAVQLGDPITKEPTIHACLEVNEKGLVSGIKDLGGGGLSCVVGEIALAGGCGAVVQLDKVPLKEAGLAPWEIWVSESQERMMLASPRENVESILEAFDLWDVPATVIGEVVKEQKVKLIFQGEEVFDLDLDFLTKGPEYCRPTAASNGIGEVSVKEPQLPESWNSVILSTLADPNIACKDWAIMQYDHEVRGSTVIKPLQGKPGLHGPADATVLKPLPDSFRGLAIAIGVNPWFTSQDPYNGGRSAVDEACRNIIAVGGRPHALTDCLNFGNPEKPERLFEFKEAVRGLGEMARDLELAVPSGNVSFYNETAQGPALPTPTVLGVGIVEDVRKCVTTDFKTERNPVYVIGETRDEMGGSALYRRYGGSGGTVPTVDSAALRSRMDLLLGAMSKGLVRSCHDCSDGGLAIALAEMCLGGDLGFEGDLGALGDLPTAVKLFSESNSRFVVEVELSKAGEFEALATEQAFRIGSVGRSRMTIRDKGVAVDLKTQAMRRAWSEPLWRALG, from the coding sequence GTGAGGGATAGCATGGCCAGCAAGGAACTGACCAGGAAAAAGGGCGTACCCTTCCCACTGTACGAGGTGGACCTGTTCTCGGCGTCCCCTGATGAGCTGCGGGAGATGTCCAAGGCCATGGGGCTCAACCTCAGCCTGGATGAGCTGGAAACAGTGAAGACGTACTTCAAGGCCCATGGTCGTCTGCCGACCGACGTCGAGCTTCAATCCATCGCCCAGGCGTGGAGCGAGCACTGCTGCTACAAATCCTCCAAGTGCTTCTTGCGCGAGCACATCTTCGGCATCAAGCACCCCGACGTTCTGGCCAAGGGGGACGCGGGAGTCATGGCATTCGACGACGAGCACGCGTACGCGCTCCGGGTGGAGAGCCACAACCATCCCTCGGCCATCGAGCCGTACGGCGGGGCGGCCACGGGCATCGGCGGCATCGTCAGGGACGTGCTGGCCATGGGCGCCCAGCCCATCGCCCTGGTGGACCCGTTGTTCTTCGGCCCCCTGGACCTCACGAGCGTGCCCCAGGGCGTGAAGCTGCCCAAGTATCTCGCCCGGGGGGTGGTGGCGGGGATACGTGACTACGGGAACCGCATCGGCATCCCCACCGTCGCCGGGGGCATGTTCTTCGATCCCTCCTACACTGGCAACTGCCTTGTCAACGTCGGCTGCATCGGATTCCTGCGGAAGGACAAGTTGCTCAACAACGCCGTGAGGGGTGTCGGTGACGTTCTGATCCTGGTCGGCGGCCGCACCGGTCGTGACGGCATACACGGCGTCACCTTCGCCTCCGCCGAGCTGAGCTCTCGCTCCGAGGACGAGTCCCGGGGGGCGGTGCAGCTGGGCGACCCCATAACCAAGGAGCCCACCATCCATGCGTGCCTGGAGGTCAACGAGAAGGGGCTGGTCAGCGGCATCAAGGACCTCGGAGGGGGCGGCCTGTCCTGCGTGGTGGGCGAGATAGCCCTGGCCGGAGGATGCGGGGCCGTGGTGCAGCTGGACAAGGTCCCTCTGAAGGAAGCGGGCCTGGCTCCGTGGGAGATCTGGGTGTCCGAGTCCCAGGAGAGGATGATGCTCGCCTCGCCCAGAGAGAACGTGGAGAGTATCCTGGAGGCATTCGACCTGTGGGACGTACCGGCCACGGTCATCGGCGAGGTCGTCAAGGAGCAGAAGGTGAAGCTCATCTTCCAGGGGGAGGAGGTGTTCGATCTCGACCTGGACTTCCTCACCAAGGGGCCGGAGTACTGCCGCCCGACAGCGGCCTCCAACGGCATCGGAGAGGTGTCGGTGAAGGAGCCGCAGCTCCCGGAGAGCTGGAACTCGGTGATACTTTCCACGCTGGCGGACCCCAACATCGCCTGCAAGGACTGGGCCATCATGCAGTACGACCATGAGGTCCGCGGGTCCACTGTCATTAAGCCCCTCCAAGGCAAGCCCGGCCTGCACGGTCCTGCTGACGCGACGGTGCTCAAGCCCCTTCCGGACTCGTTCCGCGGCCTGGCCATCGCCATCGGGGTCAACCCCTGGTTCACTTCACAAGATCCGTACAACGGGGGGAGGAGCGCGGTGGATGAGGCTTGCCGCAACATCATCGCCGTGGGCGGGCGACCGCACGCGCTGACCGATTGCCTCAACTTCGGCAATCCCGAGAAACCGGAGCGCCTGTTCGAGTTCAAGGAGGCCGTCCGTGGCCTCGGAGAGATGGCCAGGGACCTGGAGCTGGCGGTGCCGTCCGGAAACGTTTCCTTCTACAACGAGACCGCCCAGGGCCCGGCGCTGCCCACGCCCACGGTGCTGGGGGTGGGCATCGTCGAGGACGTCCGGAAGTGCGTCACCACCGACTTCAAGACGGAGAGGAACCCGGTGTACGTCATCGGTGAGACCAGGGACGAGATGGGCGGGTCCGCCCTGTACCGTCGCTACGGCGGCAGCGGGGGCACCGTACCCACGGTGGACTCGGCGGCCTTGAGGTCAAGGATGGACCTGCTGCTGGGCGCCATGTCCAAGGGTCTCGTTCGAAGCTGCCACGACTGCTCCGACGGCGGTCTGGCGATAGCTCTGGCGGAGATGTGCCTGGGCGGAGATCTGGGGTTCGAGGGAGACCTCGGCGCCCTGGGCGATCTGCCAACAGCGGTGAAGCTGTTCTCCGAGTCCAACTCCCGCTTCGTCGTGGAAGTGGAGCTATCCAAGGCGGGAGAGTTCGAGGCGCTCGCCACGGAGCAGGCCTTCCGCATCGGGAGCGTCGGCCGGAGCCGGATGACCATCAGAGACAAGGGCGTGGCCGTGGACCTGAAGACACAGGCCATGAGAAGGGCATGGTCCGAACCTCTTTGGAGAGCGCTGGGGTGA
- a CDS encoding tRNA (adenine-N1)-methyltransferase, protein MLSEGDLIYLLDDKDRRFWLQLQRDMMKVQGLGVVDGTKIVGKSDGSLVRLAGRDFHAFKATVVQLMESLDRGPQIITPKDAATVVFRLGLKAGDVVLEAGVGSGALTIALLNSVMPSGKVISVEVREEFAHRAKRNIERAGLAPYWDLRIGDVKNVDLGTMVDAVALDMPDPWQALDNIDRVLRPGGTFSAFVPNTNQVEGVITGLREHGYLEVDAVENIQRRIEVHPGGVRPAYENLGHTGYLVFARKAAHDQQHLSMAR, encoded by the coding sequence ATGCTCTCCGAAGGCGATTTGATCTATCTCCTGGATGACAAGGACCGGCGATTCTGGCTTCAGCTCCAGAGAGACATGATGAAGGTGCAGGGCCTGGGTGTCGTCGACGGAACCAAGATCGTCGGAAAGAGCGACGGTTCTCTGGTCAGGCTAGCGGGAAGGGACTTCCATGCCTTCAAGGCAACTGTGGTACAGCTCATGGAATCGCTGGACAGGGGTCCGCAGATCATCACCCCCAAGGATGCGGCCACGGTGGTGTTCCGTCTGGGCCTGAAGGCAGGAGATGTGGTCCTGGAGGCGGGGGTGGGCTCGGGGGCCTTGACGATCGCCCTGCTGAACTCGGTCATGCCATCGGGCAAGGTCATCTCCGTCGAGGTCAGGGAGGAGTTCGCGCACCGCGCCAAGAGGAACATCGAACGGGCCGGGCTAGCCCCTTATTGGGATCTGCGGATCGGGGACGTGAAGAACGTGGACCTAGGCACTATGGTGGACGCAGTAGCGCTGGACATGCCCGACCCGTGGCAGGCGCTGGACAACATCGACCGCGTCCTCCGTCCCGGAGGAACCTTCTCCGCCTTCGTCCCCAACACCAACCAGGTGGAGGGCGTGATCACGGGGCTCAGGGAACATGGGTACCTGGAGGTGGACGCCGTGGAGAACATCCAGCGACGCATCGAGGTCCATCCCGGAGGAGTGCGTCCCGCATATGAGAATCTCGGCCACACCGGATACCTGGTGTTCGCGCGAAAGGCCGCCCATGACCAGCAGCATTTATCAATGGCACGGTGA
- the purQ gene encoding phosphoribosylformylglycinamidine synthase subunit PurQ, whose protein sequence is MKVCILRIEGTNCEQEAYDAFKILGADPEKVHLKQLIGRSPAELRRDLDSYQVLMLPGGFSAGDYVRAGAIFAARMKSHLAADLENFIASGRPVLGICNGFQILVELGVLPSFDEIMSEAPQAALYTNVSGRFECRPSYLKHENHGKCVFTSLLPRGEVVNIPVAHAEGNLRFPSESEEEFVARLEDNDQVVFRYVNPSGDYAGYPWCPNGAISNIAGICNPEGNVLGMMPHPERAMFRYQHPDWTRTGGKPDAPGDGRVIFRSVLDHVSKRI, encoded by the coding sequence ATCAAGGTCTGCATTCTCCGCATCGAAGGCACCAATTGCGAGCAGGAGGCGTATGACGCGTTCAAGATCCTGGGGGCGGACCCCGAGAAGGTTCACTTGAAGCAGCTCATTGGACGCTCCCCTGCAGAGCTCCGCCGGGACCTGGACAGCTATCAGGTGCTCATGCTGCCCGGGGGGTTCTCGGCGGGAGACTACGTACGTGCCGGTGCCATCTTCGCCGCCCGCATGAAGAGCCACCTCGCCGCCGACCTGGAGAACTTCATCGCTTCCGGACGGCCGGTCCTGGGGATATGCAACGGCTTCCAGATCCTCGTGGAACTGGGCGTGCTGCCCTCGTTCGACGAGATCATGAGCGAGGCCCCCCAGGCAGCGTTGTACACCAACGTATCCGGCCGCTTCGAGTGCCGCCCCTCTTACCTGAAGCACGAGAACCACGGCAAGTGCGTGTTCACCTCCTTGCTCCCGCGCGGCGAGGTCGTCAACATCCCGGTGGCCCACGCCGAGGGCAACCTACGGTTCCCGTCAGAGAGCGAGGAAGAGTTCGTAGCTCGGCTGGAGGACAACGACCAGGTGGTGTTCCGATACGTTAACCCCAGCGGTGATTACGCCGGATACCCATGGTGCCCCAACGGGGCCATAAGCAACATCGCCGGCATCTGCAACCCCGAGGGCAACGTGCTGGGCATGATGCCTCATCCTGAGCGCGCAATGTTCCGCTACCAGCATCCCGACTGGACCCGCACTGGCGGCAAGCCGGACGCTCCGGGGGACGGGCGCGTCATATTCCGGTCCGTCCTCGACCACGTGAGCAAGCGGATCTGA